One stretch of Amycolatopsis sp. 195334CR DNA includes these proteins:
- a CDS encoding nitronate monooxygenase family protein yields MHTELCDTFGIEHPIVAFTPSEHVAAAVTNAGGLGVLGCVRFNDAGELDRVLDWMDANTGGRPYGVDIVMPAKIPDEGSSVDLGKLIPPEHREFVDRTLAQLGVPELPGGADEREGVLGWLHSVARSHVEVALKHPIKLIANALGSPPVDVIEQVHEHGVPVAALAGKAEHAVRHVDNGVDIVVAQGYEAGGHTGEIASMVLLPEIADAVGDRVPVLAAGGIGSGRQVAAALALGASGVWTGSIWLTTEEYLQTMSESEAMQRALVEAKSSDTVRTRIYTGKPARLLKTRWTEAWAAEDAPAPLPMPLQNLLVSHAHNRIHAAGDPTVVSMPVGQIVGRMNRVRPVAEVIDELVRDYAAALSRLDKTR; encoded by the coding sequence ATGCACACGGAACTCTGCGACACCTTCGGCATCGAGCACCCGATCGTGGCGTTCACCCCGTCGGAGCACGTGGCCGCCGCGGTGACCAACGCGGGCGGGCTCGGGGTGCTGGGCTGCGTCCGGTTCAACGACGCCGGCGAGCTGGACCGGGTGCTCGACTGGATGGACGCCAACACCGGTGGCCGCCCGTACGGGGTGGACATCGTGATGCCCGCCAAGATCCCGGACGAGGGCAGCTCGGTCGACCTCGGCAAGCTCATCCCGCCGGAGCACCGCGAGTTCGTCGACCGCACGCTGGCGCAGCTCGGGGTGCCCGAGCTGCCCGGCGGCGCGGACGAGCGCGAGGGCGTGCTCGGCTGGCTGCACTCGGTGGCCCGGTCGCACGTCGAGGTGGCGCTCAAGCACCCGATCAAGCTGATCGCCAACGCGCTCGGCTCACCCCCGGTGGACGTGATCGAGCAGGTCCACGAGCACGGGGTGCCGGTGGCGGCGCTGGCGGGCAAGGCCGAGCACGCGGTGCGCCACGTCGACAACGGCGTGGACATCGTGGTGGCGCAGGGTTACGAAGCGGGCGGGCACACCGGGGAGATCGCCTCGATGGTGTTGCTGCCGGAGATCGCCGACGCGGTCGGTGACCGGGTGCCGGTGCTCGCGGCCGGGGGCATCGGCTCCGGGCGGCAGGTCGCCGCGGCACTGGCGCTGGGTGCCTCCGGGGTGTGGACCGGCTCGATCTGGCTCACCACCGAGGAATACCTCCAGACCATGTCGGAATCCGAGGCCATGCAACGGGCCCTGGTCGAGGCGAAGTCCTCGGACACGGTGCGGACCCGGATCTACACCGGCAAGCCCGCCCGCCTGCTGAAGACGCGCTGGACCGAGGCGTGGGCGGCGGAGGACGCGCCGGCACCGCTGCCTATGCCGTTGCAGAACCTGCTGGTTTCCCACGCGCACAACCGGATCCACGCCGCGGGTGACCCGACCGTGGTGTCCATGCCGGTGGGGCAGATCGTCGGCCGGATGAACCGGGTGCGGCCGGTGGCCGAGGTCATCGACGAGCTGGTCCGGGACTACGC
- a CDS encoding acyl-CoA synthetase, whose amino-acid sequence MALNIADLLEHAVDAVPDRTAVICGDRQVTFAELEARANRLAHHLAGRGVARNSHIGVYSRNSIETLEAMIAAYKLRAIAVNVNYRYVHSELKYLFDNADLVALVHERRYADKVAAVLPECPKLQHVVVVEDGTDTDFSSYGGVSYETALADSSPERDFPERSADDLYILYTGGTTGYPKGVLWRHEDIWRALGGGINFVTGEYVKDEWQLAEEGKASGLVRFPAAPLIHGAAQWAAFGALFTGSPVVFVPQFDAHEVWKEVQRNRVQVLTIVGDAMARPLIEAYREGDYDATSLVALSSHAALFSQSVKQEFLDTFPNLVVTDAIGSSESGFTGIGMVAKGSDHSAGPRVNFGSQAVLLDDDNQVIDPQPGAVGRIARRAHVPIGYYNDPEKSRTIFTEIDGTRYVIPGDYARYEGDGTVTLLGRGSQCVNTGGEKVYPEEVEGALKSHPDVFDALVIGVPDDRLGQRVAAVVQVRPGRALDLVALETHVRREVAGYKVPRTVWLADEVGRTPTGKPDYQWAQKYAAEHEPATGLVAGQAG is encoded by the coding sequence GTGGCACTCAACATCGCAGATCTGCTCGAGCACGCCGTCGACGCCGTGCCGGACCGCACCGCGGTCATCTGCGGCGATCGACAGGTCACCTTCGCCGAACTAGAGGCGCGCGCCAACCGGTTGGCGCACCACCTCGCCGGGCGCGGTGTGGCAAGAAATTCCCATATCGGCGTCTATTCACGAAACTCCATCGAGACACTCGAAGCGATGATCGCCGCCTACAAACTGCGCGCGATCGCGGTCAACGTCAACTACCGCTACGTCCACAGTGAACTGAAGTACCTGTTCGACAACGCCGACCTGGTGGCGCTCGTACACGAACGGCGGTATGCCGACAAGGTGGCGGCGGTTCTGCCGGAATGTCCCAAACTGCAACACGTTGTCGTGGTCGAGGACGGGACGGACACCGACTTCTCTTCCTACGGCGGCGTTTCCTACGAGACGGCGCTGGCGGACAGCTCCCCGGAACGCGACTTCCCCGAGCGCAGTGCCGACGACCTCTACATCCTCTACACCGGCGGCACCACCGGCTACCCCAAGGGCGTGCTGTGGCGCCACGAGGACATCTGGCGCGCGCTCGGCGGCGGCATCAACTTCGTCACCGGCGAGTACGTCAAGGACGAGTGGCAGCTCGCCGAAGAGGGCAAGGCGAGCGGCCTGGTGCGCTTCCCGGCGGCGCCGCTGATCCACGGCGCCGCGCAGTGGGCCGCCTTCGGCGCGCTGTTCACCGGCAGCCCGGTCGTGTTCGTGCCGCAGTTCGACGCGCACGAGGTCTGGAAGGAGGTGCAGCGCAACCGCGTCCAGGTGCTCACCATCGTCGGGGACGCGATGGCCCGCCCGCTGATCGAGGCCTACCGCGAAGGCGACTACGACGCCACCTCGCTGGTGGCCCTGTCCAGCCACGCGGCGCTGTTCTCGCAGAGCGTCAAGCAGGAGTTCCTGGACACCTTCCCGAACCTGGTGGTCACCGACGCGATCGGCTCCTCGGAGAGCGGGTTCACCGGGATCGGCATGGTGGCCAAGGGCAGCGACCACAGCGCCGGCCCGCGGGTGAACTTCGGCAGCCAGGCGGTGCTGCTCGACGACGACAACCAGGTGATCGACCCGCAACCGGGCGCGGTCGGCCGGATCGCGCGGCGCGCCCACGTGCCGATCGGCTACTACAACGACCCGGAGAAGAGCCGGACGATCTTCACCGAGATCGACGGCACCCGGTACGTCATCCCCGGCGACTACGCGCGCTACGAGGGCGACGGCACGGTGACCCTGCTCGGCCGCGGTTCGCAGTGCGTGAACACCGGTGGCGAGAAGGTGTACCCGGAGGAGGTCGAGGGCGCGCTGAAATCGCACCCCGACGTCTTCGACGCACTGGTCATCGGCGTGCCGGACGACCGGCTGGGCCAGCGGGTGGCGGCGGTGGTGCAGGTGCGGCCCGGCCGGGCGCTGGACCTGGTCGCGCTGGAGACCCACGTCCGGCGGGAGGTGGCGGGCTACAAGGTGCCGCGCACGGTCTGGCTGGCCGACGAGGTCGGGCGCACGCCGACCGGCAAGCCCGACTACCAGTGGGCCCAGAAGTACGCGGCGGAACACGAACCGGCTACCGGGCTGGTAGCGGGACAGGCGGGCTGA
- a CDS encoding crotonase/enoyl-CoA hydratase family protein has protein sequence MTETPHALVEQHDHTLVVTMNRPAARNAITGEMMAIMTEAWDRVDADESIRCCVLTGAGGAFCAGADLKSMARNSPGDAYQRGTWDPSSIPGLLKGRRLTKPLIAAVEGPAIAGGTEILQATDIRIAGESAKFGVSEARWGLFPMGGSAVRLPRQIPYTVAAELLLTGRHVRAAEAKELGLIGRVVPDGTALEAALETAAAIAANGPLAVQAILRTIRETEGMPEEEAFKIEAQLGAAVFTSEDAKEGPRAFAEKRRPNFRGR, from the coding sequence ATGACCGAGACCCCCCACGCACTGGTCGAGCAGCACGACCACACGCTGGTCGTCACGATGAACCGCCCCGCCGCGCGCAACGCGATCACCGGCGAAATGATGGCGATCATGACCGAGGCCTGGGACCGGGTCGACGCCGACGAGAGCATCCGCTGCTGCGTGCTGACCGGGGCCGGCGGCGCGTTCTGCGCCGGGGCGGACCTCAAGTCGATGGCGCGCAACTCGCCGGGTGACGCCTACCAGCGCGGGACCTGGGACCCGAGCTCCATCCCCGGCCTGCTCAAGGGGCGGCGGCTGACCAAGCCCCTGATCGCCGCGGTGGAGGGGCCCGCGATCGCCGGCGGGACCGAGATCCTGCAGGCCACCGACATCCGGATCGCCGGGGAGAGCGCGAAGTTCGGCGTGTCCGAGGCGCGGTGGGGCCTGTTCCCGATGGGCGGTTCGGCCGTTCGGTTGCCGCGGCAGATCCCGTACACCGTGGCGGCGGAGCTGTTGCTGACCGGACGGCACGTGCGCGCGGCGGAGGCCAAGGAGCTCGGCTTGATCGGCCGCGTGGTGCCGGACGGGACCGCGCTGGAAGCCGCACTGGAAACCGCCGCGGCGATCGCGGCGAACGGGCCGTTGGCCGTGCAGGCCATCCTGCGCACGATCCGCGAGACCGAAGGCATGCCGGAAGAAGAGGCGTTCAAGATCGAGGCGCAGCTGGGTGCCGCGGTCTTCACCAGCGAGGACGCGAAGGAAGGCCCCCGAGCCTTCGCGGAGAAGCGCCGCCCGAACTTCCGAGGCCGCTGA
- a CDS encoding methyltransferase: protein MLSEPPASALLADDTLRADTALRHFRRGRPVLWQGDFHGARQLLTALGRRTNSVPLLKMLLIPLDADYTVPLRRAPDVRAACTEAFGPPTSPKALPLRELLGVIGAHEWRVKGIEVPVLGAKIHPHYGVFAPIRQEYLELAGRAPFPTTNPTAFDIGTGTGVLAALLARRGATKIVATDVNPRACACARENLARLGHDVEVQQRDLFPPGRADLVVCNPPWVPGRARSDLELAIFDTDMLDRFLADLGDHLTPAGEGWLILSDLAEHLGLRTREDLERTIARAGLRVTQRLDTRPRHKRARADETTSLWRLQMARSRPAQ from the coding sequence GTGCTTTCCGAACCTCCCGCGAGCGCGCTGCTCGCGGACGACACCCTGCGCGCCGACACCGCGCTGCGCCACTTCCGCCGCGGCCGCCCGGTGTTGTGGCAGGGCGACTTCCACGGCGCCCGCCAGCTGCTGACCGCGCTCGGCCGCCGCACCAACAGCGTGCCGTTGCTGAAAATGCTGCTCATCCCGCTCGACGCCGACTACACCGTGCCGCTGCGCCGCGCGCCCGACGTGCGCGCGGCGTGCACCGAGGCGTTCGGCCCGCCGACCAGTCCGAAAGCGCTCCCCCTGCGCGAACTGCTCGGCGTCATCGGCGCGCACGAATGGCGTGTCAAGGGCATCGAAGTCCCCGTCCTGGGCGCGAAGATCCACCCGCACTACGGGGTCTTCGCGCCGATCCGCCAGGAGTACCTGGAGCTGGCAGGCAGAGCACCCTTCCCGACCACAAACCCCACCGCGTTCGACATCGGCACCGGCACCGGCGTGCTCGCCGCGCTCCTCGCCCGCCGGGGTGCCACGAAGATCGTCGCCACCGACGTGAACCCGCGGGCCTGCGCGTGCGCCCGCGAGAACCTGGCCAGGCTCGGCCACGACGTCGAAGTGCAGCAGCGCGACCTCTTCCCACCGGGCCGCGCGGACCTGGTCGTGTGCAACCCGCCCTGGGTGCCCGGCCGCGCCCGTTCCGACCTGGAGCTGGCGATCTTCGACACCGACATGCTCGACCGGTTCCTGGCGGACCTCGGAGACCACCTGACCCCGGCCGGCGAAGGCTGGCTCATCCTGTCCGACCTCGCCGAGCACCTCGGCCTGCGCACCCGCGAAGACCTCGAACGCACCATCGCCAGAGCGGGCCTGCGCGTCACGCAGAGGCTGGACACGCGGCCCAGGCACAAACGGGCCAGGGCCGACGAGACCACCTCGCTCTGGCGGCTTCAGATGGCGCGTTCGCGACCGGCCCAGTAG
- a CDS encoding acyl-CoA synthetase — protein MSLGLWTIAAAEGDRTAVIEPDGTEVTYGELAAKANAYANGLRDRGLRTGDVVVVLQPNGAELVAAYFAAIQTGLYIVVVNWHLVGPEIAYILNDSGAKAFLAHERFADVAIAAADEAGIPAEARFAVGAVDGFRPMEELAGSTERPGERTSGSPMLYTSGTTGRPKGVRRPLTGADPDQVPAASTWFFGIFGLKPGDGHVHLCGSPLYHTAVLNFVAISLQLGHSAVLMDRWDPAEMLRLIERYRVTHSHMVPTQFRRLLALPDRERYDVSSLRCMIHGAAPCPPEVKRQMLDWWGPVVTEYYAATEGGGTAINGEEWLRKPGSVGKPWPGSTIKVLDEDGEELPAGEIGTVYMRMGDSKFEYHKDKEKTERARVGDLFTLGDVGHLDEDGYLYLHDRRNDMIISGGVNIYPAEIEGELVMHPKVADVAVFGVPHDDWGEEIKAVVQPAEGVSGDPALTTELLEFAASRLAKFKLPKSVDYLPELPRDPNGKLYKRKLRDPYWAGRERAI, from the coding sequence ATGAGCCTGGGTCTGTGGACGATCGCCGCCGCCGAGGGTGACCGCACGGCGGTGATCGAGCCGGACGGCACCGAAGTCACCTACGGCGAGCTGGCCGCCAAGGCGAACGCCTACGCCAACGGCCTGCGGGACCGGGGGCTCCGCACCGGCGACGTGGTCGTCGTGCTGCAGCCCAACGGCGCCGAGCTGGTGGCCGCCTACTTCGCCGCGATCCAGACCGGCCTGTACATCGTGGTGGTGAACTGGCACCTGGTCGGTCCCGAGATCGCCTACATCCTCAACGACAGCGGGGCCAAGGCGTTCCTCGCGCACGAGCGGTTCGCCGACGTGGCCATCGCGGCGGCCGACGAAGCGGGCATTCCCGCCGAAGCGCGGTTCGCCGTCGGTGCGGTCGACGGCTTCCGCCCGATGGAGGAGCTGGCAGGCTCGACCGAGCGGCCAGGGGAACGCACCTCCGGCTCGCCGATGCTCTACACCTCCGGCACCACCGGACGGCCCAAGGGCGTGCGCCGTCCGCTGACCGGCGCCGACCCCGACCAGGTGCCCGCCGCGTCCACCTGGTTCTTCGGCATCTTCGGGCTGAAGCCGGGGGACGGGCACGTGCACCTGTGCGGTTCGCCGCTGTACCACACCGCGGTGCTCAACTTCGTGGCGATTTCCCTGCAGCTGGGCCATTCCGCGGTGCTGATGGACCGGTGGGACCCGGCCGAGATGCTGCGCCTGATCGAGCGGTACCGGGTGACGCACAGCCACATGGTGCCGACCCAGTTCCGGCGGCTGCTGGCGCTGCCGGACCGCGAGCGCTACGACGTCTCCTCGCTGCGGTGCATGATCCACGGCGCGGCGCCGTGCCCGCCGGAGGTCAAGCGGCAGATGCTGGACTGGTGGGGTCCGGTGGTCACCGAGTACTACGCGGCCACCGAGGGCGGCGGCACCGCGATCAACGGCGAGGAGTGGCTGCGCAAACCGGGTTCGGTCGGCAAGCCGTGGCCGGGCTCGACGATCAAGGTGCTCGACGAGGACGGGGAGGAACTGCCCGCCGGCGAGATCGGCACCGTCTACATGCGCATGGGCGACTCGAAGTTCGAGTACCACAAGGACAAGGAGAAGACCGAGCGCGCGCGGGTCGGCGACCTGTTCACCCTCGGCGACGTCGGGCACCTGGATGAGGACGGGTACCTGTACCTGCACGACCGGCGCAACGACATGATCATCTCCGGTGGGGTGAACATCTACCCGGCCGAGATCGAGGGCGAGCTGGTGATGCACCCGAAGGTGGCCGACGTGGCCGTGTTCGGCGTGCCGCACGACGACTGGGGCGAGGAGATCAAGGCCGTCGTGCAGCCCGCCGAGGGTGTTTCCGGCGATCCGGCGCTGACCACCGAGCTGCTGGAGTTCGCCGCTTCCCGGCTGGCGAAGTTCAAACTGCCGAAGAGCGTGGACTACCTGCCGGAGCTGCCCCGCGATCCGAACGGCAAGCTGTACAAGCGAAAGCTGCGCGATCCCTACTGGGCCGGTCGCGAACGCGCCATCTGA
- a CDS encoding Zn-ribbon domain-containing OB-fold protein, translating to MNIGFDYTRSVGPVLGRFVNGLAAHRIEGVRGSDGRVHVPPVEYDPGTAEALTEFVEVGTEGTVRSWTWMAEPLDGQPLSRPFAWALIQLDGADTTMLHAVDVPGPEHMSTGMRVAVRWADETVGHIRDIAYFRPVDTEEADAGPTAEPPPVAEREEGDPVGVVITPVHLKYRHSASPEESRYLRGLAKGKLLGQRCPVCRKVYLPPRGACPTDGVPTTDEVELPDTGIITTFCVVNVPFLGQRIKPPYVTAYILIDGADIAFLHLILGCDAADVRMGMRVRASWRPREEWTTSLENIAHFEPTGEPDAPYESFAHHL from the coding sequence ATGAACATCGGGTTCGACTACACCCGTTCGGTCGGCCCGGTGCTGGGCCGGTTCGTCAACGGCCTCGCCGCGCACCGGATCGAAGGCGTCCGGGGCAGCGACGGCCGCGTCCACGTGCCGCCGGTCGAGTACGACCCGGGGACCGCCGAGGCGCTGACCGAGTTCGTCGAGGTCGGCACCGAGGGCACGGTCAGGTCGTGGACCTGGATGGCCGAACCGCTGGACGGACAGCCGTTGTCGCGCCCGTTCGCCTGGGCGCTGATCCAGCTCGACGGCGCCGACACCACGATGTTGCACGCGGTGGACGTGCCCGGGCCGGAGCACATGAGCACCGGCATGCGGGTGGCGGTCCGCTGGGCCGACGAGACCGTCGGGCACATCCGCGACATCGCCTACTTCCGCCCTGTCGACACCGAGGAAGCCGACGCCGGGCCGACGGCCGAGCCGCCGCCGGTGGCCGAGCGCGAGGAGGGCGACCCGGTCGGCGTGGTGATCACGCCCGTGCACCTGAAGTACCGGCACTCCGCCTCCCCCGAGGAGAGCCGGTACCTGCGCGGCCTCGCCAAGGGCAAGCTGCTCGGCCAGCGCTGCCCGGTGTGCCGCAAGGTCTACCTGCCACCGCGCGGCGCCTGCCCGACCGACGGCGTGCCGACCACCGACGAGGTGGAACTGCCCGACACCGGCATCATCACCACCTTCTGCGTGGTGAACGTGCCGTTCCTCGGCCAGCGCATCAAACCGCCGTACGTCACCGCGTACATCCTCATCGACGGCGCCGACATCGCCTTCCTGCACCTGATCCTCGGCTGCGACGCGGCCGACGTGCGGATGGGCATGCGCGTGCGCGCGTCGTGGCGCCCGCGCGAGGAGTGGACCACCTCGCTGGAGAACATCGCGCACTTCGAGCCGACCGGGGAACCGGACGCGCCGTACGAATCCTTCGCCCACCACCTGTAG
- a CDS encoding thiolase domain-containing protein, giving the protein MPDVAVIGFAQAPNVRETPGTTNGVEMLVPLLADAYQQTGLSKQDIGFWCSGSSDYLAGRAFSFIAAVDAIGAFPPIHESHVEMDAAWALYEAWLKVRMGEVDTALVYGFGKSSAGQLRRVLALQLDPYFTAPLWPDSISIAALQARAGLDAGLWSEKDLAEVAVRSRADAADNPFAQFSGSAGVGELLDAPMVADPLRRHDIAPITDGAAVIVLASEERARDLVERPAVITGIEHRVDSPELGGRDLTRSPSTAAAGKAAGADGIEVAELHAPFTHQELILRRELGLGDDVRINPSGGVLTGNPMFAAGLARIGEAAKRILAGTARRTLAHATSGPALQQNLVAVLERRD; this is encoded by the coding sequence ATGCCAGATGTCGCCGTGATCGGCTTCGCCCAGGCGCCGAACGTGCGGGAGACGCCGGGCACCACCAACGGGGTGGAGATGCTGGTGCCCCTGCTCGCCGACGCCTACCAGCAGACCGGGTTGTCCAAACAGGACATCGGGTTCTGGTGCTCGGGATCCTCGGACTACCTGGCCGGGCGCGCGTTCTCGTTCATCGCCGCGGTGGACGCGATCGGCGCCTTCCCGCCGATCCACGAGTCCCACGTGGAGATGGACGCGGCGTGGGCGCTCTACGAGGCCTGGCTGAAGGTCCGGATGGGCGAGGTGGACACCGCGCTCGTCTACGGCTTCGGCAAGTCCTCGGCCGGGCAGCTGCGCCGGGTGCTCGCGCTCCAGCTCGACCCGTACTTCACCGCGCCGCTGTGGCCGGACTCGATCAGCATCGCCGCGTTGCAGGCCAGAGCCGGGCTCGACGCGGGCCTCTGGTCCGAAAAGGACCTCGCGGAGGTCGCCGTGCGCAGCCGGGCGGACGCGGCGGACAACCCGTTCGCCCAGTTCTCCGGTTCCGCCGGGGTGGGCGAGCTGCTGGACGCGCCGATGGTGGCGGATCCGTTGCGGCGCCACGACATCGCGCCGATCACCGACGGCGCCGCGGTGATCGTGCTGGCTTCCGAGGAACGCGCCCGCGACCTCGTCGAACGACCCGCCGTGATCACCGGCATCGAGCACCGGGTGGACTCGCCGGAGCTGGGCGGCCGCGACCTGACCCGCTCCCCCAGCACCGCGGCCGCCGGGAAGGCGGCGGGCGCCGACGGGATCGAGGTGGCCGAACTGCACGCGCCGTTCACCCACCAGGAACTCATCCTCCGCCGCGAACTGGGCCTGGGCGACGACGTCCGGATCAACCCGTCCGGCGGGGTGCTCACCGGGAACCCGATGTTCGCCGCCGGGCTGGCCAGGATCGGCGAAGCGGCCAAGCGCATCCTCGCCGGCACCGCCCGGCGCACCCTCGCGCACGCCACCAGCGGGCCCGCGCTCCAACAGAACCTGGTCGCCGTGCTGGAGAGGCGGGACTGA
- a CDS encoding thiolase domain-containing protein: protein MTEKQPAAVLGTGQTHHRAKRLDVSMPGLLREAIDRAMADAEVGWGEIDAVVLGKAPDLFEGVMMPELFLADSLGANGKPLLRVHTAGSVGGSTALVAASLVQSGVHRRVLTVAFEKQSESNAMWGLSIVPPFQMPVGAGAGGYFAPHVRSYIRRSGAPEVVGAMVAAKDRRNGALNPHAHLQQPDITVESVQASKMLWDPIRYDETCPSSDGACAMVIGDEAAGDAVPGGAAWIHATAMRTEPTTFAGRDQVSPRAGRDAAAALWRDAGITDPLSEVDTAEIYVPFSWFEPMWLENLGFAEAGAGWKLTEAGETAIGGRLPVNPSGGVLSSNPIGASGMLRFAEAARQVMGRAGDHQVDGARIALGHAYGGGSQYFSMWVVGSRKPGD from the coding sequence ATGACCGAGAAGCAACCGGCCGCGGTGCTCGGCACCGGGCAGACGCACCACCGCGCCAAGCGCCTCGACGTGTCCATGCCCGGCCTGCTGCGCGAGGCGATCGACCGCGCGATGGCCGACGCCGAAGTCGGCTGGGGCGAGATCGACGCGGTGGTGCTGGGCAAGGCCCCGGACCTGTTCGAGGGCGTGATGATGCCCGAGCTGTTCCTGGCCGACTCGCTCGGCGCCAACGGGAAACCGCTGCTGCGCGTGCACACCGCCGGTTCGGTCGGCGGGTCGACCGCGCTGGTGGCCGCCAGCCTGGTCCAGTCGGGCGTGCACCGGCGGGTGCTCACCGTGGCCTTCGAGAAGCAGTCCGAGTCCAACGCGATGTGGGGACTGTCCATCGTGCCGCCGTTCCAGATGCCGGTCGGCGCCGGGGCGGGCGGGTACTTCGCCCCGCACGTGCGCTCCTACATCCGGCGGTCGGGCGCGCCCGAGGTGGTCGGCGCGATGGTCGCTGCGAAGGACCGCCGCAACGGCGCGCTGAACCCGCACGCGCACCTCCAGCAGCCGGACATCACCGTGGAATCGGTTCAGGCGTCGAAGATGCTGTGGGATCCGATCCGCTACGACGAGACGTGCCCGTCCTCCGACGGCGCCTGCGCCATGGTGATCGGCGACGAGGCCGCTGGGGACGCGGTGCCCGGTGGTGCCGCCTGGATCCACGCGACCGCGATGCGCACCGAGCCGACCACGTTCGCCGGCCGTGACCAGGTCAGCCCGCGGGCGGGCCGGGACGCGGCGGCCGCGCTGTGGCGCGACGCCGGGATCACCGACCCGCTGTCCGAAGTGGACACCGCGGAGATCTACGTGCCGTTCTCCTGGTTCGAGCCGATGTGGCTGGAGAACCTGGGCTTCGCCGAAGCCGGGGCCGGCTGGAAGCTGACCGAGGCCGGGGAAACCGCGATCGGTGGCCGGTTGCCGGTGAACCCCTCGGGTGGGGTCCTTTCGTCCAACCCGATCGGCGCGTCGGGCATGCTGCGCTTCGCCGAGGCAGCCCGCCAGGTGATGGGCCGCGCCGGGGACCACCAGGTCGACGGCGCGCGGATCGCGCTCGGGCACGCCTACGGCGGCGGCTCGCAATATTTCTCCATGTGGGTGGTGGGCTCGCGCAAACCGGGTGACTAA
- a CDS encoding class I SAM-dependent methyltransferase — translation MTEEHDNTSSAGSPGSPGSPGSPGRIGREPQYEVFADAFAEHAESGAFNALYDRPTMLALLGDVRGAKVLDAACGPGLYASELVSRGAEVTGMDQSPRMVELAKARVPDAEFRVHDLHDPFDWLPGGTFDAALFALAIHHLDDRVPALRELHRVLKPAGRLLVSTGHPTWDWLRTGGDYFQTELITETWTKGWRVSYWRQPLSAVCAEFSAAGFVIDELVEPKPDEQMAQHYPENYAQLSEAPAFLAFRLTKRGQSYATS, via the coding sequence GTGACCGAGGAGCACGACAACACGAGCAGCGCCGGCAGTCCCGGCAGTCCCGGCAGTCCCGGCAGTCCCGGCAGGATCGGCCGGGAACCGCAGTACGAGGTGTTCGCGGACGCGTTCGCCGAGCACGCCGAAAGCGGCGCGTTCAACGCGCTCTACGACCGGCCGACGATGCTCGCCCTGCTCGGTGACGTGCGCGGCGCCAAGGTGCTCGACGCGGCCTGCGGCCCCGGCCTCTACGCCAGCGAACTGGTCTCCCGCGGTGCCGAGGTGACCGGTATGGACCAGAGCCCGCGCATGGTGGAACTGGCGAAGGCCCGCGTGCCGGACGCGGAGTTCCGCGTGCACGACCTCCACGACCCGTTCGACTGGCTGCCCGGCGGCACGTTCGACGCGGCGTTGTTCGCGCTGGCCATCCACCACCTCGACGACCGCGTGCCCGCGCTGCGGGAACTGCACCGCGTGCTCAAGCCGGCGGGCAGGCTGCTGGTCTCCACCGGGCACCCCACCTGGGACTGGCTGCGCACCGGTGGTGACTACTTCCAGACCGAGCTGATCACCGAGACGTGGACGAAGGGCTGGCGCGTGAGTTACTGGCGCCAGCCCCTGTCCGCGGTCTGCGCGGAGTTCTCCGCGGCCGGTTTTGTCATCGACGAACTGGTGGAACCGAAGCCGGACGAGCAGATGGCGCAGCACTACCCGGAGAACTACGCGCAGCTGAGCGAGGCACCGGCGTTCCTCGCCTTCCGGCTGACCAAACGTGGTCAGTCGTACGCGACCTCGTAG